The DNA sequence AAGCGTCCCGCCCGTTTCCACCTCCACGGGTCCGGGGATGTGCTGGGATCGCGCCGACTCCAGCTGGGCGCGGAGCTTCTCCACCTGCTTCTCGCACGTCAGCACCGCCCGGTGCGCCGCCTGCACCTCGCCGTCCCGGTCCAGCGGAAACGCGCCCCCCGCGCCAAGCGCCTCCGCCCGCCGCGCCATCGCCGCGATCTGTGTCTGCAGTTCCTCCGCCTTCTCCAGCCGGTCCCGGTACGTGAAGTGATCCAGCGTCCGCAGCGCGCCCTCGATACCCCGCTTCTCCGCCTGCAAAGACGCCTTCTTGTCCAGCACCGCCCGGCGCGCCAGCGCAAGCGCGCGGACCGACGCCTGCTGCTCCCGCGCGGCCTTCAGTTCCTCCGCAAGCGCCGCGCGGCGCTGCCGGGCCAGGGGCAGCGGGCGGTTCCGCGCGTCCGGCCGCCCGATCGCGGCAATCCGCGCCGAAAGCTGGCTCAACGCGCCCTCCGCCGTGCCCGCGCTGCCGCCCGAATCCGCCAGCGCAAGCATGATCTCCCGGATCCGGTCCAGCGCCTCGCTGTCGCCCAGATCCGTCAGGCTGTCGTGCGAAAGCGTCGCCGTATGCAAAAACACCGGCTTATCCAGCCCCAGATGCCGCACCGCAAAATCCAGTTCCCGGTTCCGGTAGCGCGTGAACGTATCGGTGATGTCCTCATCCGCCGTCCGATCGAATACACGGACGGACTCCCGCTCCCGATCGAAACAGCGTTCCACCGCGATTACCCGGCCATCGTCAAGTTCGTATACCAGCGAACCGCCATAGTGCTCAACGCCCTCCCACGGAGCCCGCAGCGTGTTCGACTCCTCGTAAGTCCGCTCCGATGTGCTGCTCTTCTGCCCGTACAGCATGTCCGTGATGAAACCGCGGATCGTCGACTTGCCCTTCTCGTTCGGGCCAACAATCACCTGAAGCCCCGGCGCGAATTCCAAAGCCGTGTCCGCAAAGCGGCCGTAGCCCGCAATGTGTATCGACCGGATCTTCACAGCCCTTCTCCTCCCAACCCGCGAACCGGCAACGGGATCTCGCGAAAGGCGCACAACCCCAGATCCCGGCTTCGTATTCGCTGCCGCCGCAACGCCTGATCCGGCGCATCGCCGATCTCGGCCCCTATCCGCGCAACGAATGCGCCCAGGCTCGACGGTTCCCGCGCAATCGCGTCATACGCCGCCCCGGCCGCGCACCGCTCCCGCCACTGCAAATAAAGCGCCTCCTCCGAGAGCGTCTCGCGGATGCTGTCCAGTTCCTCAAAAACCGGTAGCGCCAGCGCCCCTTCCAGCGTCAGCCGCACCACCCGCTCCCGGCGGTCCGCCGGCATCGCCGCGCGGGCCGCGTCCAAAAGCGCCTGACCGGATTCAAACCCGCCGCAATCAAGCCGCACCGCCTCAAGCCGCCCCGCCGATGTCTCCACAAGCGCCGCCCTGCCCGGGCCGCCCTCCTCAAGCGAGACCTCCACGCAATAATGCGGCCCCCGCTCGTCAAAAGACCCGCCCTCCGGAGCCCCCGCATACCAGACCGGCGTGGATTCGCCTTCCGAAACGCATACGCTCGTGTGGTGCTCGCCCAGCCCGAGATACGCCAGACCCGAAGGCAGCGTGGGGCGGGGTTCCAATCGCAACGGCGACCCGGCCGCTCCAGATACAAGCTTTCCGGCCAGCCCGTAGCCAATCGCAACATGCGCGCGCCCGTCAAGGGGAATTTCCAGACCCGCGGGAAGCGCCGCTTCCCGGTCCCGGCGGTCCCAGCCGAATCCATGCACCGTCAGCGGAACATCCTCCAGCTGCACCGCACGCCACGCCGGCGTCGTAAAAAGATGGACGTTCGGCGGCCAGTGCTCCGTCAGGTACGGCGAGTCCGCCACCGCCGCATCCACGCGGCCCGCGCAGATAAACACCGGAAGCGGACGCGCCCCCGACAGCGAATCATGCAAAAAATCCACCGTATCCCGCGTTATCCGCTCCCCATCAAACAAATCTCCCGTGATCGCCAGCGCCGCAACCCCGTCCTCGCCCGCCCGCCGAAGGATCTGGCGAAAGACCGACCGCAAATGGTCGCGAAACGCGTTGCCCTGCTCCGGCGGGAGTCCCAATTCCGAAAAAGAGCGGTCCAGGTGAATATCGGCGGTGTGAATCAGTTTCATGAATGGGACGGAATTTCCGGTCAGCTTTAAAAACAGCGTCATGCGTCGCAGTAGTGTGTCAGATTCCACCGCCGGATCCAAGTGGACCGCCAATTCACCCCATGCCAGCGCCGAAGGAGTCCGGGCATCTTCCCCGGCGCAACGCCAGCCCGAGACCCCGCCACGCCGTCCCCCCATTCAACCGCCCAACGGCTGTGCCGCGCGCGATCATGCCGCCAAGGGACGTACCCGCGCACAAACGCCCAACCCGACACGCCCGCCTCCCGTCCAAACCGACACACACGCCCCAGACCCAAAGCCCAACACGCGGGGGTATGTCCCGGCCGGAGTCCATCCCAATCCCCCCAAACCCCTAACGAAACACCCCCTCCGCCACAGGCCCCCCCGCCTCCACCGGTTCCGGCGAACGCCGCGCGCGATCATGCCCCGCGTCGTCATACCCCCGGTTCCGATCATGCGCAAGAACCCGCCGATAAAGCGGCCCCGCAAACGGTAACGATTCCGCCCCCCGCCGGCGGATCGCCCGAATATACCGGGGAACAAGCACCCGCGCCGTCAACGTCTCCAGCCGCGAGTGGCGGACACGAAACCGTTGTAGAATCGCCCGCGAACCCATCAATCGCTCCAGATGATAGGAACTGTACCCGATGTGGTAATGCCGCTCGCGCTCCCGGTCCAGTTGCGCCGCCTGCCACGGGTACGATCGCGCATCCGGCACATACGTCGCGTCAATCCCTTCCCCGTGCAGCCGATACGCCAGTTCGACATGTTCGAGCATCCGATACCGCGGATCCTCCGATATCCCGCCCACCTGCTCCAGAATTCGCCGCGGGATACTCGCATTCGACGGCTGGGCCCCCAGGTACGGCCGCACCCCCTGATCCCGCGCCGGCTCCGGCCCTTCGTCCAGATCCAGCCGCGTCAGGGTCCCCGGGCGCAACTGCGGGTGCGGATGTATCGCGCCCGTAACCACCCCCCGCTCCTCGCGACGCTCCTGCGTCTCCACATGGATCTCGATAAGGCGCGGGCTCGCAAGTTCGTCGTCGGCAACAAACAGTACGATCCGCCCATCCGATTCCGACAGGGCCCGGTTGCATGCCGCCCCGCAATCCGGCCCCTCCAGGCGAATCAGGCGCGTGCGCACCGGCGATCCCGTCGCAAAGCGCGATATGATCGACGCTGTATCGTCCGTGCTCCCCGCGTCCGCCACAATCAGCTCGAATCGAGCCGCCGGGTACGTCTGCTGCTCCAGGTGGGTCAGACACTTCGGAAGCCACGCCGACCGGTTCCGCGTGGGTATGATAACCGATATATCCACGAACTCCTCCGCGCGAAGCATAACGCGGGGAGCGCCCCCCCTGCAACGCCCGCGCCTATGGACACCCCTTCAATGGGGATGCTACCATCGCACCGGCGCGCATGGCGTTCCGATCGCGGTACAGACGCCTGGCCTGCCGATCCGTACCCGCTCAGCAAACGTATTTCAGCACAGGACAGCACCCGTTGGAACTGACCCCACCCAGATTCTCGCCGCTGCCGATGCTCCTGCTGGCCGTCGCCTTTTCCCTGGCCGCGCCGCTGTTCTGGATTCACGTGGAAACCGCCGCGCCGCCCCCCGGCGCCCCCGCCATCGAAAACCCGGAGCTCTACGGGCGCGTCCTGCCATCTCTCCAGTATGGCTATCAACGCATGGCCGGGGGAGAATGGCCACTCTGGGCCCCCGGACAGTTCTGCGGAATGCCATTCTTCGCGAACCCGACCCTCGGCATGCTCGCCCCGCTCAACGCCGTCTTCTACGTCCTCCCGCCCCTTCCCGGGCTCGCCATGCACGCCTTCATCGGCCTGTTTCTCATGGCCCTGTTCGCCGCCCTCTTTCTGCGCGCACTCGGGGCCGGCTGGATTCCCGCCGCCCTCGGCGGGTGCGCCTACGCCTTCTGCGGAACCTCCGCCGCCGCCATGTCGCGCCCCGAGATGCTCGGCGTCCTCGCATTCGCGCCGCTCCTCCACTGGATCGCGTTCGCCTGGGCCGCCCGATCCCGCGGCCCCCTCCTGCCCGCCGGCGGCGCCGTTATCGCCATGATGATCCTCGCCGGCTCGCTCCCCCTCGCGCTTCTCTTCACCGCCAGCGCCTGCGCCTGCGGGACCGTCTCCATTCTCGCCCGCCCGGACACCGCCGGCGCACGCTATTTCCAGCGCCTGCGCGGGCTCGCCATCATGGGCGGGCTCGGGCTCGCCTACGCCGCCGCCGCCTGGATTCCCGCCGCCGCCTGGCTCGCCTCGCTCGAAAGCCCCTGGGCCGCCCTATGGCCCCAATCCTGGAGCGTGCAGTTGCCCGCCGCCGCCGCGGATGTTCCCGCCCATATTCTCGGCGCAACCGCCGGCCCCCGGCCCGGCGTCCTTTACGCCGGCGCCATCGCCCTGATCCTCGCGCCCGCCGCCCTCCTCAACCGGAACCGCCGTCTCGAAGTGCTCTGTTTGCTCGCCCTCGCCGCATTCTGCCTGGCAATCGCCGTACGCGGCGGGGGATCCGCGCAGCCCGCCTCGCCCTGGATGGCCTTCCTGTTTCCGGGCGCCCTCGCCATCGCGCTACTGGCCGGCCTCGGAGCCGACCGCATCCTCCTCACCGGACGCGATCCCCGCTCGCCACTCATCTGGGGGGCCGTGCTCATATGCCTCGCCGCCGCCGGCATCGTACTCGCCGCCGGCGCCCCCGCCGCCCGCGGAGCCGTGGCCCTGGCCCTGCTCGTGCTCCTGCCCTTCTTCATCCTGCGCGTCCGCTGGCTCGGAACCGTCTGCGGGCTGCTCCTCCTCTTCCTCCACTACGCCGACCTCCGCAACGCCGCCGCCAGCGCCTACCTGCATCCCTATGCCGGCAGCCCGAACTGGCTCCAGGACAGCCTCCCCGCCGTGAAGGAGGCGGAGGCCCAGGCCCTCGGCCAACGCGTGCTCGCGCTCCCCTCGGCACGGGAAAGCATCCTCCCGGCCAACATCGGGCTCATGCAGCCCCTCGCCAGCGCCGGTGGGGCCTGGTGGCCCCTTACCCCGGACCAGGCACGCTGGTGGGATCGTATTCGTCCCCATATGCAGCCCGCTGCGCGATTCGCGGCCCCGGGCGCCAGTGGCGCGGGCGACCCCGCCGACATGGCGCTGCTGAATTACATGGCCGTGCGCGTCGTGCTCGGCGAACGCAACCAGCCCTGGATGGATAACGCGGACGGCGGCGTCGACATAAAGCTCCGCTTCCTGCGCACCGTCGGGCGCCTCAGCCTCTGGAAAAACGAAAGCGCCCTCCCGCGCGCGCGCTGGGTCCCCCAGTGGCGGCCCGTGTCCGGGATTGAGGAGGCCATGAACACACTCCTCTCGCCCGACTTCGACGGCGCGTCCAGCGTCACCGTGGAGGCGTCCGGAAAGGCCTGGGAGGCCCTCCGCGACGCCCTGGCCCCCGCCGGCGCCCCCGCCGGTGAGGGCGATCCCGGAGCCAGCGTCCACCTCCGCCACGAATCCCACGAAACCGTCGAAGTCCGCGTCGAATCACCGCGCCCCGGCATCCTCGTGCTCGCCGACAGCTACGACCCCGGCTGGCAGGCCCGCGTCAACGGAAAGCGCGCGCCCATCCTGCGCGTAAACGGCCTCTTCCGCGGCCTGTACCTGCCCGAGGGCGCGCACACCGTCGTCTTCACATACACCCCCGCCAGCGTCACCATCGGGCTGCTCGTGACCGGAGCCAGCCTGCTCATCACGCTGGTATGGGGCGCATTCAGCCTCGCGCGGATCGTCATCGCGATGATCCGCGGAAATCGTGGACCCTCCAGCAAATCGGCGCCCGCAATGGGCGGCGGGGAGCGCATGGTATGAGCAAAAAAGTACGGCTCGGCTTCATCGGAGCCGGTGGCGTCGCCGCCGGCCATTTCAACCGCCTCATGGCCACGGGAAAGGCCGAAATCGCCGCCCTCGCCGACCCCGCGCCCGAAGCCCTGGCGCGATTTCAGAAGCGCTGCCCCGACAGCCGCGGCATCCCCTTTTTCCCGGACTACGAATCCATGATCGGCAGCGTGGACCTCGACGGCGTGCTCGTACTCAGCCCGCACGCATGCCACTTCGAACAGATCATGACCTGCCTGGGCCAGGGCCTCCACGTCCTTTCCGAGAAGCCCTTCGTATGCGGGAGCCGAAACGCCCGCAAAGCCATCGATCGCGCCAGGAAGTCCGGCAAAGTCCTCTCCCTCTCCTTCCAGCGGCACTACGAGCCCGTATTCCGCTACATGCGCGAGACCATTCGGCGCGGCGCCCTCGGCGAAATCCAGTTCGTGCAGGCCATGCAGGCCCAGGAATGGCTCCGCCTCACCGAAGGCACATGGCGCCAGTCCCTCGAAATCTCCGGCGGCGGACAGCTGAACGACTCCGGCAGCCACCTTATCGACATCGTGCTCTGGGTCACCGGCGTGCCCGTGGTCGAAGTCTTCGCCCAGTCCGAATACTTTGGCCGAGAAGTCGACATCAACTCCGCCATCACAATGAAATTCGCAAACGGCGCCCTCGCCAACCTCTCCGTCATCGGAAACGCCCCCGCCTGGCATGAAGACCATACCATCGTCGGCGCGAGCGGCGCCTTCTACCTCCGCCAGGACGGATCCCTGCTCCAGCAAGACGCAAAGGGCAGGACAAAAACCGTGCGCCTCCCCAAACACACCCAAAACCCCGACAGCAACTTCGTCCAATGCATTCTCGGCAGGGCCGTAACCGACACGCCCCCCGAATGTGGCCTCGAAACCCTCCGCGTCACCGAAGCCCTGTGGCAATCCGCCCGCCTCGGCCGCCCCGTCAAGCTGAAGTAAACGCCAAACCTTCAAGCCCAACAAGGGCACAGACACGCTCTGAGAAAAATGTAGGCTCAAAGTCCGCCGCAGGCGGAATAGGCGTCCCGCCTGTCCAGGGCCGAAGGCCCGCTTCATAGCAGCCTGGGCCGGAGGCCCAGGAAGACAAATTCGACAGAATATGAGGGCTGAAAGCCCGCTTCATAACTCCTGTCCAGAACAAACGTAGACAACACAAAACCCACCCCGAAGGCTTTACCCCATGGCCCGCCCCAACATCATCCTCGTCACCCTCGACGGCCTCCGCGCCGACGCCATCGGGTGCGCCGGAGAGTTCGGCGGGCGCACCCCAAACATCGACGCCCTCGCTGCCAGCGGCGTCCGCTTCGAAAACGCCATCACCCCCTTTCCAGAGGAAGATGGCGGGGGATGGGCCTGTCTCTCCGGAGAATCGCCCGAATTTCCACCGACCGAAGGCGCCCGCCCGGCAACCCCCAACGCCCCCTGGATCCTCCCCGATCACCTCCGCGAAACGGGCTACGACACCTGCGCCGCAGTCGCCACGCAACCCGATTCCCGCGCAACGGCCTTTGCCGCCGTGCGCGCGCCAACCGAGGAATCCCACGAGGCCGACCTCGCCGCCTGGATCGGCGATCAGGCGGTGCGCTTCTGCCAGGTGGCGCGCGCGCCCTTCTTCCTGTGGGCGGCGTTCCCCGCGCTGCGCCTTCCGTTCAACGCCGCCGGCTGCGGAAACCCGATCCCGCCCGCGAAAATCAAGATCCCCCCGGATCTCGCCCCGGACGCCGGCGCCCGTCCCCGCCGCGCCGCCCTCTACCGGCGGCGCGCCCTCCTCGCGGGCTACCACGCCGCCATCGCCCACGCCGACCGCCAGCTCGGACGCCTTCTGGCCACCCTCACGGCCCGCGGCCACACCAACAACGTAATTGTCATGACTTCCGGGCACGGCCTCGACCACGCATCGCTGGAACCGGAACACGATCCCCCGGCAACACGCCTTACGGACCCGCGCCTGCGCGCGCCGCTCATCATCGCCGGCCTCGCCGGGCAGCGCAGGAACGCCGTGGAGACCGCCCTCGTATCCGTGGCCGACATCGTCCCCGCGCTACTGGAAATCTCCGGGGTGGACGCAGCCGCCGCACCGCGATCGCGCCCCCTGTTGCCCCTGCTTGCCGGCAAAAAGCACGCGGGCCGTCCCTTCACGACTTTTCAAGGCGCCGGACGCGCTGCCGGTGTGCGTACGCCCCGCTACAAGTGGGTCGTCCTTCCCGGCGGGCTGGGCGAGATGCTGTATGACTTGCAGGTCGATCCCCGGGAAATGCACAATCTGTGGGATAGTCGGCGGGCAACCGCCATCCGGCGCATGCTGCTCGGCATCGTACAGAGAGAAGCTCGGATTCCGCCCTGATATGTTGTAACCGCCCCGTGCGGGCACAGGTCTAATGCCTTATGTGGATTACACCCATTCTTTGCACCCTTTCCGCGCTGACAAGTCTGCCTGCTTCCGACACCTACCTGCAGGGATACGAGGCCTTTCGCGCCAAACGCTATGACGTGGCCATACGCGCCTTCGAAACCGCCGCCCAGGCCGATCCCGATCTGAAGCCCTGGGCCCAGGTGCGTATCGGAATGGCGCTCGCCGCGCAGGGCAAGCCCGGAGACGCCCAGGCCGCCTGGCAGCGCGTCCTCGACGGCCCCGATGGGCCGTGGCGGGCCATGGCCCGCGCCAAGCGCGCACGCCTCGCCGCCGACCAGAAGGACGACGCCTCCGTCGTCGCGCACCTGTCCGGCTTCGACACGATTGCACCCACGCCCTGGTGGATGGACCGCTACCTCTGGCAGTTCAGCGAGTCGGCCATACGCCAGTCCGGCGACGCCTCACTCGCCGGATACGCCGTCCTCCGGAACACCGCCGAAACCACTTGGTTCATCCGCCCTCGCCTGGACGCATCGCGGGTGCTCGTGCGTTCGCCGTCGCCACTCGACCAGGCCACCGCACTCATCGGCATGCTCCGCTCCAGCGCCTACACCGACATCCAGGAGCACTTGCCCCGCGTCCCCGTCGCGCTACCAGATGACACCAACCAGACCCGCCTCGTCGCCGCCCTGGCCGGGCAATTGCTCGACGACGACCCCGCCAACGACGCCGCGGCGCTCGCCGTCCTGCGCCTCCACCGGGATCACCCCGCGGCCCGCTTCGTCCTGGCCTACGCCACGCGCATGCTTGCCACTAAAAGGGATTTCGCGCGCGCCGAAGCGCTGTGCAACGCCCTGATCGACCTCGACCCAACCTCCCGCGAGGCCGGCGAGACCATCTGGTGGCTCGGCGGAGCCCTCGAACGCGCGGAGCGCATCCCCGACGCCGAACGCGTCTACGAATTACTGCCCTCAAAATGCAGCGGCCACTTCCGCGCCGACGACGCCCTGTTCCGGCTCGGCGAGCTCTATCTCTCCCACGGAAACCACGAAAAAGGGCTCGGCTACCTCGCGCGCCTCGGCCGTGAATACCCCGACAGCCGCTTCCGCGCGCAAGCCTTCTACACCTGCGCCCTCCATCCCGCCGTGCGCCAGGATACCGACCTCAAGCGCGTCTACCTCGGCGCCGCCGCGGATGACGCCATCGGCTACTTCTGGGCGCACCGCGCGCTCGCACGCCTCCACGATCTGGAAAAGCCCGACGCCGCCCCGCCCGTGAATCTGCGGGTCGACGGCGTCAACCCCGTGCTCCTCCCCCACGACGGCTATCTCGAACCCCTCCCGCCCATACCGCCCATGATCGCGGAGAGCGCCGAATACCGGCGCCTCGTCTACTTCGCGCGCCACGGCATGGAAGAGAGCGAATGGGAAGTGCTTCGCCTCCTCCAGGGCATGGAGAAGATCGAGTTCAAGGAACCCTACTACCGCGCCTTCGCCGAGGCCGGCCTCGCCCACACCGCCCTCCAGTTCGCCGTCCACGAAGGTTGGGGCGTCGGCGCGGGCGGCAAACGCTCCCTCGCGCGCCTCCGCCTCGAATACCCCCTCGCCTACTGGAACGAAGTCAAGGCCATCGCCGCCGAGGCCGGCCTCGACCCCTACCTCATCCTCGCCGTCGCGAAGCAGGAAAGCACTTTCCGCCCGAACCTCACCTCCAGCGCGGGAGCCAGCGGCGTCATGCAGTTGATGCCTTCCACCGCCAAGTGGATGGCCGATGTCGATCCGAACATCAGCCGCGACCACGTCGCCAACCTCGAATCGCCCGTCAATTCCCTGCGGCTTGGCGCCTACTACCTCGTCCGTATGTTCGGGCGCTCGGACGGCAACCTCGTCGACACCCTCGCCTCCTACAACGGCGGGCCCGGAAACCGAGACAAGTGGCGCAAGCGCTTCCCCAACCACGACCTCGACCAGTTCATCGAGGCCATCCCCTTCTCCGAAACCAAAGACTACGTGCAGAAAGTGCTCGGGAACTACGCGGCCTACCGCTCCCTCTACGAGCCCTTCGACGCCCGCGACGTGCACGCAAGCAGCGAAGCCCAGACGCAAACTGGAGGAGAGGAGGCCGGTTGAGTCGGCAGGGCAATCGCATTTAGACTCGATCTCGGTATATGGGCGTAAACTTGAGTCGATTTGGAACCTTGAATCAACGATAGTGAGCGTTTTGGAGCGCCGGCATCTGTGCCGGCAAGGTCAGGGATTCGCCGCAGGCGAAATGCCAGCGCTCCAACACGCGCCCTTTTGAACATTGAAGGTGGTTGATGTGGCGCTCGGCTCGAGTTGGAAGTTTAAAGGCGATTGCCCTGGTTGATTTCGCCTTTCGCGCCAGGCCCCGCCGCGATCTATACTACGGTATGCTGTGTGCAATTCTGACCCCCGGGCCGTCACGCCCCGGATCCAACAAGGAGAGAACCCATGTCTGACAGCCAGCTGAGCCGGCGCGCATTCCTGGCCGCGACCACAACCACCGCCGCCACCCTCGCCGCCGCCGCACCCAACGACGCACGGGTCGTGCCCGGAAAGATTTCACCCAATCAAAAACTCAACGTCGCAGCCATCGGAGCCGGGGGCAAGGGCTCGTCGGACATCGGCAATTGCGCCAAGGCTGGCGAGAACGTCGTCGCACTCTGCGATGTCGACTGGAAACGCGCCGAGCGCACCTTCGCGGCCTTCCCCGACGTTCCGAAGTTCAAGGACTTCCGGAACATGCTCGAGACTATGCCCGAAATCGACGCCCTCACCATCTCCACGCCGGACCACACCCACGCCCCCGCCGCCTACATGGCCATGAAAATGGGCAAACACGTCTACGTCCAGAAACCCCTCACCCACACCGTCGCCGAAGCCCGCCTCCTCAAGAACACCGCCGCAGAGATGGGCGTCATGACGCAGATGGGCAACCAGGGCCACTGCGGCGACGGCGCCCGCGTGCTCTGCGAAATGATCTGGACCGGAGCCATCGGCAACGTAAAAGAAGCCCACGTCTGGACCCACCGCCCCGTCTGGGCAAACCAGGGTATGGACCAGCCGCTCCCGCCCCTCGTTACCCCCGAAACCCTCGACTGGGACCGCTGGATCGGCGGCGCGCCCTGGCGCCCCTACAACCCCGGCCTCGCCCCCCACGACTGGCGCGCCTGGCAGGACTTCGGCGGCGGCGCACTCGGCGACATGGCCTGCCACATCATGGACCCCATCTACATGTCCCTCAAGCTCGTCGAAGCCGAGAGCTTCACCGTCGAAGTGGTCGAGCAGAAGGGCGCCAACAGCGAAACCTTCCCGATCATGAGCACCATCAAGTACTCGTTCCCGGCACGCGGCGATATGCCGCCCGTGGATGTCTACTGGTACGACGGACACTGGCCGGACCCCGCCACCGGTGAGGAAATCTACAACCGCCCGAAATGGCCCGAAGGCGTCCCGAAAGACGAGCCCCTCGGCGACACCAACGCCAACGGCATCTCCAACGGCTCGTACCTCATCGGTGAAAAAGGCCTCATCACCACCGGCGAATACGGCGGACGCACCCGCCTGCTCCCCGCCTCGAAGATGGATCAGTACACCATGCCCGATCCCTTCATCGAACGCATTCCCGATGAGAACCCCTACACCAACTGGCTCAACGGCATCAAGAACGGCGTCCAGCCCGCGTCCAACTTCGACTACTCCGGACCCTTCACCGAAATGGTGAACTTCGGCAACCTCGTCGTCAAGTCCGGCACGAAACTCAAGTGGGACAACGTCAACGGCAAGGTGACCAACGTCCAGAACCCCGAAGAAATCGTAAGCAAGGAATACCGCAAAGGCTGGGAACTGCCCTGCTAGACGGCATTTAAGCGATTGGCCGGCCCCGGCGCGCACCCAGGCGCCGGGGCCACGCATTTTCCCCGAACGTTCCCCGGAGCCCCAGCCCCCGAGCCAGCCAATGGCAGTCCCAGGCAGTCGAGCAGTCTTTTGGTCCCTTGGGTCCCTGCTGTCCCTGCTGTCCCTGCTGTCCCTGCTGTCCCTGTAGTCCCTGCTGTCCCTGAAGTCCCTGAAGTCCCTGCTGTCCCTGTAGTCCCTGTAGTCCCTGCTGTCCCTGCTGTCCCTGTAGTCCCTGTAGTCCCTGTAGTCCCTGTAGTCCCTGTAGTCCCTAGTCCCTAGTCCCTGTAGTCCCTGTAGTCCCTGTAGTCCCTGTAGTCCCTGTAGTCCCTGTAGTCCCTGTAGTCCCTGTAGTCCCTGTAGTCCCTGCTGTCCCTGTAGTCCCTGTAGTCCCTGCTGTCCCTGTAGTCCCTGTAGTCCCTGCTGTCCCTGTAGTCCCTGCTGTCCCTGTAGTCCCTAGTCCCTG is a window from the Candidatus Hydrogenedentota bacterium genome containing:
- a CDS encoding glycosyltransferase family 2 protein → MDISVIIPTRNRSAWLPKCLTHLEQQTYPAARFELIVADAGSTDDTASIISRFATGSPVRTRLIRLEGPDCGAACNRALSESDGRIVLFVADDELASPRLIEIHVETQERREERGVVTGAIHPHPQLRPGTLTRLDLDEGPEPARDQGVRPYLGAQPSNASIPRRILEQVGGISEDPRYRMLEHVELAYRLHGEGIDATYVPDARSYPWQAAQLDRERERHYHIGYSSYHLERLMGSRAILQRFRVRHSRLETLTARVLVPRYIRAIRRRGAESLPFAGPLYRRVLAHDRNRGYDDAGHDRARRSPEPVEAGGPVAEGVFR
- a CDS encoding metallophosphoesterase, producing MKLIHTADIHLDRSFSELGLPPEQGNAFRDHLRSVFRQILRRAGEDGVAALAITGDLFDGERITRDTVDFLHDSLSGARPLPVFICAGRVDAAVADSPYLTEHWPPNVHLFTTPAWRAVQLEDVPLTVHGFGWDRRDREAALPAGLEIPLDGRAHVAIGYGLAGKLVSGAAGSPLRLEPRPTLPSGLAYLGLGEHHTSVCVSEGESTPVWYAGAPEGGSFDERGPHYCVEVSLEEGGPGRAALVETSAGRLEAVRLDCGGFESGQALLDAARAAMPADRRERVVRLTLEGALALPVFEELDSIRETLSEEALYLQWRERCAAGAAYDAIAREPSSLGAFVARIGAEIGDAPDQALRRQRIRSRDLGLCAFREIPLPVRGLGGEGL
- a CDS encoding transglycosylase SLT domain-containing protein, translated to MWITPILCTLSALTSLPASDTYLQGYEAFRAKRYDVAIRAFETAAQADPDLKPWAQVRIGMALAAQGKPGDAQAAWQRVLDGPDGPWRAMARAKRARLAADQKDDASVVAHLSGFDTIAPTPWWMDRYLWQFSESAIRQSGDASLAGYAVLRNTAETTWFIRPRLDASRVLVRSPSPLDQATALIGMLRSSAYTDIQEHLPRVPVALPDDTNQTRLVAALAGQLLDDDPANDAAALAVLRLHRDHPAARFVLAYATRMLATKRDFARAEALCNALIDLDPTSREAGETIWWLGGALERAERIPDAERVYELLPSKCSGHFRADDALFRLGELYLSHGNHEKGLGYLARLGREYPDSRFRAQAFYTCALHPAVRQDTDLKRVYLGAAADDAIGYFWAHRALARLHDLEKPDAAPPVNLRVDGVNPVLLPHDGYLEPLPPIPPMIAESAEYRRLVYFARHGMEESEWEVLRLLQGMEKIEFKEPYYRAFAEAGLAHTALQFAVHEGWGVGAGGKRSLARLRLEYPLAYWNEVKAIAAEAGLDPYLILAVAKQESTFRPNLTSSAGASGVMQLMPSTAKWMADVDPNISRDHVANLESPVNSLRLGAYYLVRMFGRSDGNLVDTLASYNGGPGNRDKWRKRFPNHDLDQFIEAIPFSETKDYVQKVLGNYAAYRSLYEPFDARDVHASSEAQTQTGGEEAG
- a CDS encoding YfhO family protein codes for the protein MELTPPRFSPLPMLLLAVAFSLAAPLFWIHVETAAPPPGAPAIENPELYGRVLPSLQYGYQRMAGGEWPLWAPGQFCGMPFFANPTLGMLAPLNAVFYVLPPLPGLAMHAFIGLFLMALFAALFLRALGAGWIPAALGGCAYAFCGTSAAAMSRPEMLGVLAFAPLLHWIAFAWAARSRGPLLPAGGAVIAMMILAGSLPLALLFTASACACGTVSILARPDTAGARYFQRLRGLAIMGGLGLAYAAAAWIPAAAWLASLESPWAALWPQSWSVQLPAAAADVPAHILGATAGPRPGVLYAGAIALILAPAALLNRNRRLEVLCLLALAAFCLAIAVRGGGSAQPASPWMAFLFPGALAIALLAGLGADRILLTGRDPRSPLIWGAVLICLAAAGIVLAAGAPAARGAVALALLVLLPFFILRVRWLGTVCGLLLLFLHYADLRNAAASAYLHPYAGSPNWLQDSLPAVKEAEAQALGQRVLALPSARESILPANIGLMQPLASAGGAWWPLTPDQARWWDRIRPHMQPAARFAAPGASGAGDPADMALLNYMAVRVVLGERNQPWMDNADGGVDIKLRFLRTVGRLSLWKNESALPRARWVPQWRPVSGIEEAMNTLLSPDFDGASSVTVEASGKAWEALRDALAPAGAPAGEGDPGASVHLRHESHETVEVRVESPRPGILVLADSYDPGWQARVNGKRAPILRVNGLFRGLYLPEGAHTVVFTYTPASVTIGLLVTGASLLITLVWGAFSLARIVIAMIRGNRGPSSKSAPAMGGGERMV
- a CDS encoding sulfatase-like hydrolase/transferase; translation: MARPNIILVTLDGLRADAIGCAGEFGGRTPNIDALAASGVRFENAITPFPEEDGGGWACLSGESPEFPPTEGARPATPNAPWILPDHLRETGYDTCAAVATQPDSRATAFAAVRAPTEESHEADLAAWIGDQAVRFCQVARAPFFLWAAFPALRLPFNAAGCGNPIPPAKIKIPPDLAPDAGARPRRAALYRRRALLAGYHAAIAHADRQLGRLLATLTARGHTNNVIVMTSGHGLDHASLEPEHDPPATRLTDPRLRAPLIIAGLAGQRRNAVETALVSVADIVPALLEISGVDAAAAPRSRPLLPLLAGKKHAGRPFTTFQGAGRAAGVRTPRYKWVVLPGGLGEMLYDLQVDPREMHNLWDSRRATAIRRMLLGIVQREARIPP
- a CDS encoding Gfo/Idh/MocA family oxidoreductase, translated to MSKKVRLGFIGAGGVAAGHFNRLMATGKAEIAALADPAPEALARFQKRCPDSRGIPFFPDYESMIGSVDLDGVLVLSPHACHFEQIMTCLGQGLHVLSEKPFVCGSRNARKAIDRARKSGKVLSLSFQRHYEPVFRYMRETIRRGALGEIQFVQAMQAQEWLRLTEGTWRQSLEISGGGQLNDSGSHLIDIVLWVTGVPVVEVFAQSEYFGREVDINSAITMKFANGALANLSVIGNAPAWHEDHTIVGASGAFYLRQDGSLLQQDAKGRTKTVRLPKHTQNPDSNFVQCILGRAVTDTPPECGLETLRVTEALWQSARLGRPVKLK